The window GATGCTGTAAAATACAGCTATGTATCAAGAGTTGCACAGGATATATTTGAAAGCTATGGTTATACATACATTAAAACTCCAATATTTGAAGAAACAGATCTTTTTAAAAGAGGTATAGGTGAAGGTACAGACGTTGTAGAAAAAGAGATGTACACATTTTTAGATAGAGGTGGAAGAAGTCTTACTTTAAGACCTGAAAATACAGCTTCTATAGTAAGAGCTTATCTTGAAAATGGAATGTATGGAAAAGAAGATGTAACCAAAGTATACTACAATGGATCAATGTTTAGATATGAAAGACCACAAGCAGGAAGACAAAGAGAATTTAACCAGATAGGTGTTGAAGTACTAGGAGAGGGATCACCAATACTTGATGCAGAAGTTATAGCAATGAGTTACTCTTTCCTTGAAAAACTTGGAATAAGTGACCTTGAAGTACATATAAACTCTGTTGGAACAAATAAAAGCCGTAGTAAATATAGAGAAACACTACTTAATTTCTTAGAACCAATAAAAGATCAATTATGTGAAGATTGTCGTATGAGAATGGAAAAAAATCCACTTAGAGTTCTAGACTGTAAAGTTGATACATGTAAAGAACTTACAAAAAATGCACCAAGTATAATTGACTCTTTAGAACCAGAAGAGAGAGAACACTATGAAACAGTAAAAAAATACTTGGAAATTTTTGGAATTAAATATGTAGAAGATCCAAAACTTGTAAGAGGACTTGACTATTATTCAAGTACTGTTTATGAGATTATTACTAATAAATTAGGAGCTCAAGGAACTGTTTTAGGAGGAGGAAGATATGACAACCTTTTAAAACAACTTGGAGATAAAGATATTCCAGCAGTGGGATTTGCAGCTGGGGTGGAAAGAGTTATGCTATTATTAGATGATTATCCAAAAAATAATCCAGATGTATATGTAGCATGGCTAGGTGATGACGTTCAGGAATTTGCTCTTAAAGCTGCAAATATTTTAAGAGCTAATAAAATAAAAACTCATGTTGATTTCAATTCAAAGGGTATGAAGTCACATATGAAAAAAGCTGGTAAACTTGATGTTAACTACTGTATAATCATTGGAGAAGATGAACTTAAAAATAATACAGTTCTTTTAAAAGACTTCAATGCAAGAACACAGGAAGAAATGAGCTTAGAAAAAGCTATTGAAACAATAAAAAAAGCTAAATAAATTTTTTAAGGTAATAGATTTAAGGAGAGGGTAATAATGATTTACAGGACACATAACCTTGGTGAATTGAGAAAAGAAAACATAGGTCAAACAGTTACACTTTCAGGTTGGGTTGATACAACTAGAGACTTTGGAGGTTTAACATTTGTTGACTTAAGAGATAGAGAAGGAAAAACTCAGGTTGTATTTGACGTGGATGTTGCTCCAAAAGAGGTTATTGAAACAGCACAAAAACTAAAAAATGAAACTGTTATAAGAGTAGTAGGAACAGTTAAAGAAAGACAAAGCAAAAATATGAATATCCCAACTGGAGAGATAGAAGTATTTGCTACTGAACTTACTGTATTAAATAACTGTGATGTACTTCCATTCCAAATAACAGGAGCAGAAGATAATTTAAGTGAAAATATAAGACTTAAATACAGATATCTTGATATCAGAAGACCTAAGATGCTTCATAATTTAAGAATGAGACATAAAATGGTTATGGCAATAAGAAACTA of the Fusobacterium sp. DD2 genome contains:
- the hisS gene encoding histidine--tRNA ligase codes for the protein MKLIKAARGTKDIWGEDAVKYSYVSRVAQDIFESYGYTYIKTPIFEETDLFKRGIGEGTDVVEKEMYTFLDRGGRSLTLRPENTASIVRAYLENGMYGKEDVTKVYYNGSMFRYERPQAGRQREFNQIGVEVLGEGSPILDAEVIAMSYSFLEKLGISDLEVHINSVGTNKSRSKYRETLLNFLEPIKDQLCEDCRMRMEKNPLRVLDCKVDTCKELTKNAPSIIDSLEPEEREHYETVKKYLEIFGIKYVEDPKLVRGLDYYSSTVYEIITNKLGAQGTVLGGGRYDNLLKQLGDKDIPAVGFAAGVERVMLLLDDYPKNNPDVYVAWLGDDVQEFALKAANILRANKIKTHVDFNSKGMKSHMKKAGKLDVNYCIIIGEDELKNNTVLLKDFNARTQEEMSLEKAIETIKKAK